A region from the Perca fluviatilis chromosome 16, GENO_Pfluv_1.0, whole genome shotgun sequence genome encodes:
- the LOC120544403 gene encoding transcriptional coactivator YAP1-like isoform X1, with translation MDAHRGAPPAGQQIVHVRGDSQTELEALFSAVMNPSKSARQPPSLPMRMRKLPDSFFRQPDSRGHSRQASSDGGVCGSLTPHHVRAHSSPASLPVNSLSTQAADVAAIIPDDVPLPHGWEMAKTPTGQRYFLNHLDKTTTWHDPRLSQLQSAAAQHPISGTPVHAHSLSNPAPTTQPQNINPETGPLPEGWEKAVTADGEVYYIDHINKTTAWVDPRLAQKMNPGILGLALQQRQEKERLRCKQGLPQQITQEAGGRNQMPGGMDHDRNTQTLVPSLDVRIRASNHEPTLNGAHSRNESTDSGLSVSSLPRTSDHMLSSVDHMDTGDSGDTSSMTLQESMPVLPMSEGEELMPCIPEGLSSDLLMDMETVLSGSHMDRDSLLTWL, from the exons ATGGACGCGCATCGCGGCGCGCCTCCGGCCGGGCAGCAGATCGTGCACGTCCGCGGGGACTCGCAGACGGAGCTGGAGGCCCTCTTTAGCGCCGTGATGAACCCCAGCAAGTCGGCCAGACAGCCACCCTCTCTGCCCATGAGGATGAGGAAACTGCCGGACTCCTTCTTCAGGCAGCCGGATTCCCGAGGCCACTCCAGACAA GCCAGTTCAGATGGAGGTGTGTGCGGCTCCCTCACTCCTCATCACGTCCGCGCCCATTCCTCCCCTGCCTCCCTCCCAGTCAACTCACTCTCCACTCAAGCAGCAGATGTAGCAGCGATCATACCTGACGACGTGCCACTCCCCCACGGTTGGGAAATGGCCAAAACGCCTACTGGCCAACGTTATTTCCTCAA tcaCCTGGATAAGACAACCACTTGGCACGATCCTCGACTTTCGCAGCTTCAGTCGGCTGCAGCTCAGCATCCCATCTCTGGCACTCCGGTCCACGCCCACTCTCTCAGCAACCCAGCACCCACTACACAACCACAAAACATCAATCCAGAGACAG GTCCACTGCCTGAAGGCTGGGAGAAGGCTGTGACTGCAGATGGAGAGGTGTACTACATCGATCACATAAATAAGACCACCGCATGGGTCGACCCGCGTCTAG CCCAGAAGATGAACCCTGGCATCCTTGGCTTGGCACTGCAGCAAAGGCAGGAAAAGGAAAGGCTCAGATGCAAACAAGGCCTCCCTCAACAAATCACACAG GAGGCAGGAGGAAGGAACCAGATGCCCGGTGGGATGGACCATgacaggaacacacagacacttgtCCCTTCTCTGGATGTCAGGATCAGAGCCTCGAACCACGAACCCACACTTAATGG CGCTCACTCTCGCAACGAGAGCACTGACAGTGGCCTGAGCGTAAGCAGCTTACCCCGCACATCGGACCACATGTTGAGCTCTGTGGATCACATGGACACTG GTGATTCCGGCGACACCTCCTCAATGACCCTACAGGAGTCGATGCCTGTGCTCCCGATGTCTGAGGGCGAGGAGCTAATGCCTTGCATCCCCGAGGGTCTCAGTTCAGACCTTCTGATGGATATGGAGACTGTTCTCTCTGGGTCGCATATGGACAGAGACAGCCTGCTCACCTGGCTATAG
- the LOC120544403 gene encoding transcriptional coactivator YAP1-like isoform X2 has protein sequence MDAHRGAPPAGQQIVHVRGDSQTELEALFSAVMNPSKSARQPPSLPMRMRKLPDSFFRQPDSRGHSRQASSDGGVCGSLTPHHVRAHSSPASLPVNSLSTQAADVAAIIPDDVPLPHGWEMAKTPTGQRYFLNHLDKTTTWHDPRLSQLQSAAAQHPISGTPVHAHSLSNPAPTTQPQNINPETAQKMNPGILGLALQQRQEKERLRCKQGLPQQITQEAGGRNQMPGGMDHDRNTQTLVPSLDVRIRASNHEPTLNGAHSRNESTDSGLSVSSLPRTSDHMLSSVDHMDTGDSGDTSSMTLQESMPVLPMSEGEELMPCIPEGLSSDLLMDMETVLSGSHMDRDSLLTWL, from the exons ATGGACGCGCATCGCGGCGCGCCTCCGGCCGGGCAGCAGATCGTGCACGTCCGCGGGGACTCGCAGACGGAGCTGGAGGCCCTCTTTAGCGCCGTGATGAACCCCAGCAAGTCGGCCAGACAGCCACCCTCTCTGCCCATGAGGATGAGGAAACTGCCGGACTCCTTCTTCAGGCAGCCGGATTCCCGAGGCCACTCCAGACAA GCCAGTTCAGATGGAGGTGTGTGCGGCTCCCTCACTCCTCATCACGTCCGCGCCCATTCCTCCCCTGCCTCCCTCCCAGTCAACTCACTCTCCACTCAAGCAGCAGATGTAGCAGCGATCATACCTGACGACGTGCCACTCCCCCACGGTTGGGAAATGGCCAAAACGCCTACTGGCCAACGTTATTTCCTCAA tcaCCTGGATAAGACAACCACTTGGCACGATCCTCGACTTTCGCAGCTTCAGTCGGCTGCAGCTCAGCATCCCATCTCTGGCACTCCGGTCCACGCCCACTCTCTCAGCAACCCAGCACCCACTACACAACCACAAAACATCAATCCAGAGACAG CCCAGAAGATGAACCCTGGCATCCTTGGCTTGGCACTGCAGCAAAGGCAGGAAAAGGAAAGGCTCAGATGCAAACAAGGCCTCCCTCAACAAATCACACAG GAGGCAGGAGGAAGGAACCAGATGCCCGGTGGGATGGACCATgacaggaacacacagacacttgtCCCTTCTCTGGATGTCAGGATCAGAGCCTCGAACCACGAACCCACACTTAATGG CGCTCACTCTCGCAACGAGAGCACTGACAGTGGCCTGAGCGTAAGCAGCTTACCCCGCACATCGGACCACATGTTGAGCTCTGTGGATCACATGGACACTG GTGATTCCGGCGACACCTCCTCAATGACCCTACAGGAGTCGATGCCTGTGCTCCCGATGTCTGAGGGCGAGGAGCTAATGCCTTGCATCCCCGAGGGTCTCAGTTCAGACCTTCTGATGGATATGGAGACTGTTCTCTCTGGGTCGCATATGGACAGAGACAGCCTGCTCACCTGGCTATAG
- the angptl5 gene encoding angiopoietin-related protein 5 produces the protein MWTATVLLLLVPHLLSSTDTGKSSDFNQSETVNEDFSDASVKGQKLPGGAKGRDTCSIPCDITVKLLRDEKHSICGQLQQSLLAFGRNTRKLIRDVMEEQQRALDILSSQVTELMTKVQTLSSEVQRSNTEMYSIKPVQSHGQDCSDIKDNLLSVVPKIPSGIYIVHPENTDSSFEVFCEMDYMGGGWTVMQRRTDGLTDFKRPWADYVDGFGNLAGEHWLGLRKVFHIVNQKDTRFQLHIALVSHDDVTSYASYDDFHLDSETQFFSIHLGRYAGSAGDAFRGYDQDQNQDTAPFSASDVDNDGCNPSCSIDNRTVESCSIQHNQTGWWFNQCGLANLNGSPEDEEQNQGQRTHILWDTWRQNGVPHVIKSVTMKVRRIATNN, from the exons ATGTGGACAGCAACTGTCCTGCTGCTGCTTGTGCCTCATCTGCTTTCCTCCACA GACACAGGAAAGAGCAGTGACtttaaccaatcagaaacagTCAATGAGGACTTTTCTGATGCTTCTGTCAAAGGCCAGAAACTTCCTGGAGGGGCCAAAGGTCGGGACACATGCTCCATCCCGTGTGACATCACTGTCAAGCTGCTACGAGATGAGAAACATTCAATCTGTG GCCAGTTACAGCAGTCTCTGTTGGCATTTGGACGCAACACCCGTAAGCTGATTCGGGATGTGAtggaggagcagcagagagccCTGGACATCCTTAGCAGTCAG GTCACAGAGCTGATGACCAAAGTACAGACGCTCAGCTCCGAAGTTCAGAGAAGCAACACTGAGATGTACTCCATCAAACCTGTGCAATCCCATG GACAAGACTGCAGCGATATCAAGGACAATCTTTTGTCAGTCGTCCCCAAGATCCCCAGTGGTATTTACATTGTCCACCCAGAGAATACAGACTCTTCATTTGAG GTTTTCTGTGAAATGGATTACATGGGAGGCGGATGGACGGTGATGCAACGGAGGACTGATGGACTAACTGACTTCAAACGACCCTGGGCTGATTATGTTGATGGCTTTGGAAACCTTGCAG gaGAACACTGGTTGGGTTTGAGGAAGGTATTTCATATAGTAAACCAGAAAGATACTCGGTTCCAACTTCACATTGCTCTGGTGTCCCATGATGACGTCACCTCTTATGCATCATATGATGATTTCCACCTGGACAGTGAAACCCAGTTCTTCAGTATACACCTGGGCAGATATGCAGGCAGCGCAG GTGATGCGTTCCGTGGCTACGACCAGGATCAGAACCAGGACACGGCTCCATTCAGCGCCTCAGACGTGGACAACGACGGCTGTAATCCTTCCTGCTCCATCGACAACCGCACGGTGGAGAGCTGCAGCATTCAGCACAACCAGACAGGATGGTGGTTCAACCAGTGCGGCCTGGCAAACCTTAACGGCTCTCCCGAAGATGAAGAGCAGAACCAGGGACAGAGGACACACATCCTGTGGGACACCTGGAGACAGAATGGAGTCCCTCATGTCATCAAATCCGTCACGATGAAGGTCAGGAGGATTGCAACCAATAattga